One window of the Mycobacterium haemophilum DSM 44634 genome contains the following:
- a CDS encoding Acg family FMN-binding oxidoreductase, whose amino-acid sequence MPQTVLDIGVVKKALLLACRAPSVHNSQPWRWVLEGAVLRLFVDPRRWVRSTDRSGREAIISCGAVLDHLRIAMVAAGWQANIDRFPNPNNRDHLASVEFSPLEFVTDAQRKRAEAILQRRTDRLPLGLPTYWASFEPVLRSSMDESIAMLDVLADELRPQLAEASQLTEALRRDDVSYHAELQWWTSPFALAEGVPPDALPSVLERQRVDVARDFPARSNAERRVEVAVDWSKILVLSTAEDSRAEVLGCGEVLSTVLLECTMAGMATCTLTHLIELDESRDIVRGLIGERGEPQVLIRVGIAPPMEELPAATPRRPLDDVLEIH is encoded by the coding sequence ATGCCCCAAACCGTGCTGGATATCGGGGTGGTAAAGAAGGCACTGCTGCTGGCATGCCGGGCGCCGTCGGTGCACAATAGCCAGCCCTGGCGATGGGTTCTCGAGGGCGCCGTGTTGCGCCTCTTCGTTGATCCGCGCCGGTGGGTGCGCAGCACCGACCGTTCCGGCCGCGAAGCGATCATCAGTTGCGGCGCGGTGCTCGATCACCTGCGCATCGCCATGGTGGCGGCCGGTTGGCAGGCCAACATCGATCGCTTCCCCAACCCGAACAACCGAGATCATTTGGCATCGGTTGAATTCAGCCCCCTCGAATTCGTCACCGACGCTCAGCGCAAACGCGCAGAGGCGATTCTGCAACGGCGAACTGACCGGCTTCCGCTAGGTCTCCCGACATACTGGGCGTCGTTTGAGCCGGTGCTGCGCAGCAGTATGGACGAGAGCATCGCGATGCTCGATGTGCTCGCTGACGAGCTGCGGCCGCAACTGGCCGAAGCCTCCCAGCTGACCGAGGCGCTGCGCCGCGACGACGTGTCGTATCACGCCGAACTGCAATGGTGGACATCACCATTCGCACTGGCAGAGGGTGTGCCCCCAGACGCGCTACCATCCGTCTTGGAACGGCAGCGGGTCGATGTGGCTCGGGACTTTCCTGCCCGCAGCAATGCCGAGCGTCGTGTCGAGGTCGCGGTCGATTGGTCGAAGATCCTGGTGTTGTCCACTGCCGAGGACAGCCGGGCGGAGGTATTAGGCTGTGGCGAAGTCTTATCCACCGTGCTACTGGAATGCACGATGGCCGGCATGGCGACCTGCACGCTGACCCATCTGATCGAGTTGGACGAGAGCCGCGACATCGTGCGCGGGCTCATCGGGGAACGCGGGGAGCCACAAGTGTTGATCCGCGTCGGTATAGCGCCGCCGATGGAAGAGCTGCCCGCGGCAACACCACGACGGCCCCTCGACGATGTGTTGGAAATTCACTAG
- a CDS encoding cation-translocating P-type ATPase translates to MRSQHHEWVSPAALDPEEAADLLLRDLRSTPKGVSETEAKRRLLQYGPNELQRRRGREWPQALVRQLTHPLALLLWVAAGLLVIVGSHVVAAAVVVIIMLNAAFSFVQELQAERAVEALAKYLPQRAKVVRDGAVVEIDATQLVPGDIVVIEEGDRIAADIRLLAGAIEVDMSALTGESVPTLRSAAMVDVNVPLLSAHELVFSGTSCTGGEARGVAFATGMATEIGRIAALSERVKPDPSPLERQVRRAAWLIAAVSVMLALSFIPMATLAAHLTLINSMVFAAGLLAGMVPEGLLPVITLALAVAVRALANRGALVKRLSAVETLGCTDVICTDKTGTITQNRMTPAAVWTAAGRIGLDPDHPDGRVDTSSSPPLRSLGLIAASCNNARLDDPQGPVGDPTEIAVLAAARILGAETDAAAREGHRRWQFHFDPEVKLMSTIDRSEDGSSAVHTKGAPEALLPRCSHILDGDGRPQPLDEARRRGAEDAVNAFAAQGLRVLGFAQRELPPKKRPPHQRTTAEQGLCLAGLVAMLDPPRPGVADAVAKCHTAGIRIIVITGDHPLTAAAIAERVGITGPDPTVVTAAQFEQLDENQLAALIREQPEVIFARASPEAKLHIAEALRSDGHVVAMTGDGVNDAPALRRADIGVAMGLSGTDVAREAATMVLTDDNFSSIVSAVQAGRRIYDNVRKFIIYIFAHAVPDTVPFLVFALSGGTIPIPLTIMQILAFDVGSETLPALSLSRDPAEPGIMERPPRLRNEGVIRVPMLLRAWLFLGVIVAALSMGGYFYVLLKSGWRPGVSVDVGTPLHHVYRQATTMTFLGMVMGQIGTAFAVRTQRTSLWSVGVFSNRYLLAGIAAEIVLAAVFVYAPTMQSLLSTEAPAPIDLLVLLPFPFVVWGADEFRRYLLRR, encoded by the coding sequence GTGCGAAGCCAACACCACGAGTGGGTTTCCCCGGCCGCGCTCGACCCCGAAGAGGCTGCTGATCTGTTGCTGCGTGACCTGCGCAGCACCCCCAAAGGGGTGTCGGAGACCGAGGCGAAGCGACGCCTGTTGCAGTACGGGCCGAACGAGTTGCAGCGCCGCCGTGGCCGCGAATGGCCCCAGGCGTTAGTGCGTCAGCTGACCCACCCACTGGCGTTGCTGCTGTGGGTGGCCGCCGGACTGTTGGTGATCGTCGGCTCACATGTAGTGGCGGCCGCCGTGGTGGTGATCATCATGCTGAACGCCGCCTTCTCTTTCGTGCAGGAACTGCAGGCGGAGCGGGCGGTGGAGGCGCTGGCCAAATACTTGCCGCAACGGGCCAAGGTCGTTCGTGACGGCGCAGTCGTCGAAATCGACGCAACGCAACTGGTACCCGGCGACATCGTGGTGATCGAGGAGGGAGATCGGATCGCCGCCGATATCCGGCTGCTGGCGGGTGCCATCGAGGTCGATATGTCAGCGCTGACCGGCGAATCGGTGCCCACACTGCGGTCGGCTGCGATGGTGGATGTGAATGTGCCGTTGCTGAGCGCACATGAGTTGGTGTTCAGCGGAACCAGCTGCACTGGCGGTGAGGCCAGAGGGGTTGCGTTCGCCACTGGTATGGCCACCGAGATCGGCCGTATCGCCGCATTGTCTGAACGTGTCAAGCCTGATCCCAGCCCGCTGGAGCGTCAAGTCAGGCGGGCAGCCTGGCTGATCGCCGCAGTTTCGGTCATGCTCGCGTTGTCGTTCATCCCGATGGCGACGCTTGCTGCGCACTTGACCTTGATCAACTCGATGGTTTTCGCGGCGGGCCTATTGGCCGGCATGGTGCCCGAGGGGTTGTTGCCGGTTATCACCCTGGCATTAGCGGTGGCGGTGCGGGCGTTGGCGAATCGCGGCGCACTGGTTAAACGACTCTCCGCGGTGGAGACTCTGGGCTGTACCGACGTGATCTGCACCGACAAAACTGGCACCATCACCCAGAACCGCATGACCCCAGCCGCGGTATGGACGGCCGCGGGCCGAATCGGGCTCGACCCTGATCATCCCGACGGTCGGGTGGACACTTCATCGTCCCCGCCGTTGCGGTCGCTGGGCCTGATCGCAGCCAGCTGCAATAACGCTCGGCTAGACGATCCTCAGGGTCCGGTCGGCGATCCGACCGAGATCGCGGTGCTGGCGGCAGCCCGCATTCTCGGCGCCGAGACGGATGCTGCAGCACGAGAAGGCCACCGCCGCTGGCAATTCCACTTCGACCCCGAAGTGAAGTTGATGTCGACGATCGACCGGTCCGAGGACGGGTCGTCTGCCGTGCATACCAAGGGCGCGCCGGAGGCGCTGTTACCGCGGTGCAGCCACATCCTTGACGGTGACGGTCGACCGCAGCCGCTCGACGAAGCGCGACGGCGCGGCGCAGAAGATGCTGTCAACGCCTTTGCCGCGCAGGGATTGCGCGTCCTCGGCTTCGCGCAGCGAGAGTTACCGCCGAAGAAGAGGCCGCCGCACCAACGAACCACGGCCGAGCAGGGTCTGTGCCTTGCTGGTCTGGTCGCGATGCTGGATCCGCCCAGACCGGGCGTCGCTGATGCGGTCGCGAAGTGCCACACGGCGGGTATCCGCATCATCGTCATCACCGGCGATCATCCGCTGACCGCTGCGGCCATCGCGGAGCGCGTCGGCATTACCGGCCCAGACCCGACGGTGGTCACTGCCGCACAATTCGAGCAACTCGACGAGAATCAGCTAGCCGCCCTGATCCGTGAGCAGCCAGAGGTGATCTTCGCCCGGGCATCGCCGGAAGCCAAGCTGCACATAGCCGAGGCGCTGCGCAGTGACGGCCATGTCGTCGCTATGACCGGTGACGGAGTCAACGATGCGCCGGCGCTGCGCCGCGCCGATATCGGTGTGGCGATGGGGCTTTCCGGCACCGATGTCGCGCGGGAGGCCGCGACCATGGTCCTCACCGACGACAACTTCAGCTCGATCGTTAGCGCGGTGCAAGCGGGCCGGCGCATTTACGACAACGTCCGCAAATTCATCATCTACATCTTTGCGCATGCGGTTCCGGATACGGTTCCGTTCCTGGTGTTTGCGCTTAGCGGTGGCACTATTCCGATTCCGCTGACAATCATGCAAATACTGGCTTTCGACGTCGGCAGTGAAACACTGCCGGCGCTGTCGCTCAGCCGTGATCCGGCCGAACCCGGGATCATGGAGCGTCCGCCGCGGCTACGCAACGAAGGTGTGATTCGGGTGCCAATGCTGCTGCGCGCGTGGTTGTTTCTTGGCGTGATCGTCGCCGCCTTGTCGATGGGTGGCTACTTCTACGTTCTACTGAAGTCCGGCTGGCGCCCAGGCGTCTCGGTCGATGTCGGTACGCCGCTGCATCATGTTTACCGGCAAGCGACCACCATGACTTTTCTCGGCATGGTCATGGGGCAGATCGGCACCGCCTTTGCGGTGCGGACTCAGCGAACCTCACTGTGGTCAGTGGGGGTGTTCAGCAACAGGTACCTGCTTGCCGGCATCGCCGCCGAAATCGTACTGGCCGCCGTATTCGTCTATGCCCCAACCATGCAATCCCTGCTGAGCACCGAGGCTCCTGCGCCCATCGATCTGCTGGTGCTGTTGCCTTTCCCGTTCGTCGTCTGGGGCGCTGACGAATTCCGTCGGTACCTGCTACGCCGGTGA
- a CDS encoding AAA family ATPase, producing the protein MERAPGITAQITGPCTGSMSPYAEIRETHTGVVVLVGDKAYKVKKPVATDFLDFSTADRRQRACAREVALNSRLAPESYLGIAHLSDPTGGPAEPVIVMRRYPDSCRLATHVKCGTAVRGELADIAEVLEVFHSRGPRTREVDSQGEVGAVSARWQENLAELKHAAGIVVPAELIAEVESLATRYMSGRAALFGRRIADDRIVDGHGDLLADDIFCMPDGPVLLDCLDFDDRLRYVDRIDDAAFLAMDLEFLGRSDLADYFLDTYSRCANDHAPASLKHFYIAYRALVRAKVDCVRFAQGSPDASADASRHLLLALEHLAAGAVRLVLIGGAPGTGKTTLAHSLADRVGAEVISTDAVRRELQQQGTIDGEAGLLDEGLYRPDQVAAVYHHVIARARIALAGGRSVILDGTWRDPRQRQLAPTLASQTASTLLEIVCWTSADTAVERVRGRTAGASDATPRIARALAIRDDTWDAAHPIDTSQPLNDCTDQAEKLWHNAH; encoded by the coding sequence ATGGAACGGGCCCCGGGGATTACCGCTCAGATCACTGGACCGTGTACGGGGTCCATGAGCCCATATGCCGAGATACGGGAAACACACACCGGTGTCGTCGTGCTCGTGGGTGACAAAGCGTACAAGGTGAAGAAACCGGTGGCGACCGATTTTTTGGATTTCAGCACCGCCGACCGCCGTCAGCGGGCCTGCGCCCGGGAAGTCGCGCTCAACAGCCGGCTGGCACCCGAAAGCTACCTTGGCATTGCGCACTTGAGCGACCCCACCGGCGGTCCCGCTGAGCCCGTTATTGTCATGCGGCGCTACCCTGACTCGTGTCGGCTGGCCACCCACGTCAAATGCGGCACTGCGGTGCGGGGTGAGCTGGCCGATATCGCGGAAGTACTCGAAGTCTTTCACAGCCGTGGGCCCCGTACGCGGGAGGTGGACTCGCAGGGCGAGGTTGGCGCGGTCAGCGCACGCTGGCAAGAAAACCTCGCGGAATTGAAGCATGCCGCCGGTATCGTGGTGCCGGCCGAATTGATCGCAGAGGTCGAATCTCTGGCGACAAGATACATGTCCGGTCGTGCGGCACTGTTTGGCCGGCGCATCGCTGACGACCGTATCGTCGACGGGCACGGCGATCTGCTGGCCGATGACATCTTCTGCATGCCCGACGGCCCGGTGCTGCTGGATTGCCTCGACTTCGACGATCGTCTGCGCTATGTCGACCGCATCGACGATGCGGCGTTTCTGGCGATGGATTTGGAGTTCCTCGGACGCAGCGACCTCGCCGACTATTTCCTCGATACTTACAGCCGCTGTGCCAACGACCATGCCCCGGCTTCGCTGAAGCACTTCTACATCGCCTATCGCGCACTGGTGCGGGCCAAGGTCGACTGCGTGCGGTTCGCGCAGGGAAGCCCTGATGCCTCGGCGGACGCGTCACGTCATTTGTTGCTGGCGCTCGAACACCTCGCGGCGGGAGCGGTCCGGCTGGTCCTCATCGGTGGCGCACCCGGGACCGGCAAGACCACTCTCGCCCATTCGCTTGCCGATCGTGTTGGCGCAGAGGTCATCTCCACCGACGCGGTGCGGCGCGAGCTGCAGCAGCAGGGCACGATCGACGGCGAAGCCGGCCTCCTCGATGAGGGTCTCTATCGGCCGGACCAGGTTGCTGCCGTGTACCACCACGTCATCGCGCGCGCACGCATCGCCTTGGCCGGTGGGCGATCGGTGATCTTGGACGGCACCTGGCGAGATCCCCGCCAGCGCCAGCTAGCCCCAACGCTGGCTAGCCAGACCGCATCGACGCTGCTCGAGATCGTCTGCTGGACGTCAGCGGATACAGCGGTTGAACGGGTACGGGGCAGGACCGCGGGCGCCTCGGACGCGACCCCGCGGATCGCCCGGGCGCTGGCCATCCGCGACGACACGTGGGACGCGGCACACCCCATCGACACCAGCCAACCGTTGAACGACTGTACCGACCAAGCCGAAAAACTGTGGCACAACGCGCATTAG
- a CDS encoding pyridoxamine 5'-phosphate oxidase family protein: MTTVEPVTILSVKECWDRLASTALGRLVTSVDGEPEIFPVNFVVQRRTVLFRTAEGTKLVSTAINNHVLFEADDHDAVKGWSVIVKGAAHMLRTSEEIEEAERAQLLPWIATLKLHWVRVVPESITGRRFQFGPEPSREFTFA, from the coding sequence ATGACGACCGTTGAACCCGTGACGATCCTGTCGGTAAAAGAATGCTGGGATCGGTTGGCAAGCACAGCGTTAGGGCGTCTCGTTACGAGCGTCGACGGCGAGCCCGAGATCTTTCCGGTCAACTTCGTTGTCCAGCGCCGCACGGTGTTGTTTCGTACTGCCGAGGGCACCAAGTTGGTCAGCACCGCAATCAATAATCACGTTCTCTTCGAGGCCGACGACCATGATGCCGTGAAAGGCTGGAGCGTCATCGTGAAGGGCGCGGCCCACATGCTCCGTACTAGTGAAGAGATCGAAGAGGCTGAGCGGGCACAGCTGCTGCCGTGGATTGCGACGTTGAAGCTGCATTGGGTTCGCGTTGTTCCGGAGTCGATCACGGGCCGTCGTTTCCAGTTCGGTCCCGAACCCAGCCGGGAATTCACATTCGCGTAG
- the otsB gene encoding trehalose-phosphatase produces MTVPVIIDPRYYDAVIFDVDSVVTDASRIDDSLVFDSTIALVRRLHDVGIRTGAYSSGPSCGEVLAAAGIGDIFTVHVADVDGQLSCPGKPDPAVLLETARQLDASPRRCVVVESSEAGASAGRDGGFALVVGVDRVGNADELRRNGADIVVTDFVEISVRCGDRRMSTLSDALQSYGQIATVMAMRRPAVLLDFDGTLSAIVDDPDSASLVDGAADALKVLATQCDVAVLSGRDLADLAPRVGLPGIWYAGSHGFELTAPDGTHHHIETAETAIGVLDVAAVELRDRFELLDGVRVEHKRYAVAVHYRNAAPGVVREVTATVHTVGQRSGLRVTNGRKVIELRPNIAWDKGKALEWILRRIAESDSVLPIYLGDDLTDEDVFDAVRHDGIGIVVRHGEDGDRPSSARFALDGPHAVREFIERLAHDITVEHDESNNPWSITFERYDPHDEPLREALCTISNGYFATRGCAPESTAGNIHYPGTYAAGIYNRLTDQIAGHNVTNESLVNLPNWLPLTFRIDAGPWFNIDDVEVLSYSQTFDLRRAVVIRQFRFRDAADRTTAVTQRRFVAIHLPHVAAFETTVTAESWSGTLEFRSAIHGDVENRLVERYRNLSSKHLKVTRLRELSSESALLEAATVHSQIPVAVAVRATLWRDEESVQADYQLVQEVARIGHDVAIDLAVGQSVTLEKIAAIVTGRDLSVSEPADEAERQLQRLGRFAQLLQGHSHLWEHLWERFNIDIGNNPDELRIVRLHLLHLLQTLSPNIAGLDVGAPARGLHGEAYRGHIFWDELFVFPVLNIHFPTVTRSLLQYRYRRLPQARRAATEAGYTGAMFPWQSGSDGREESPQLHLNPRSGRWNPDPSARAHHSGIAVAYNVWQYYQVSGDVDYLIDYGAEMLTDIARFWASLASFDTARKRYVIRGVIGPDEFHSGYPGRVYDGIDNNAYTNVMAVWVIVHAMEALELLPLSDRLDLLDRLEVDGRELALWDDVSRRMFVPFHEGVISQFEGYELLAELDWDAYRQRYGSIGRLDRILEAENDDVNNYKAAKQADVLMLFYLLSSDELRELFDRLGYRFTPDQIPKTIDYYQSRTSHGSTLSAIVHSWVLARGDRDQALKYFRQVLLSDVADVQKGTTFEGIHLAAMAGSIDLLQRCFTGLEFRADRIVLNPLWPEGLGNLSFSLRYRGHRLHLQVSGREAKISSDSEQTNAIDIEYRGRVQSLMPGRTIEFS; encoded by the coding sequence GTGACGGTGCCGGTGATAATCGATCCGCGCTACTACGACGCGGTGATCTTCGACGTCGACAGCGTCGTAACAGATGCTTCCCGGATCGACGACTCGCTGGTGTTCGATTCCACGATTGCGCTGGTGCGTAGGTTACACGATGTCGGTATCCGCACGGGTGCCTACTCGTCGGGCCCCAGTTGCGGAGAGGTGTTGGCCGCAGCCGGTATTGGCGACATCTTCACTGTTCATGTCGCTGACGTTGATGGACAACTCAGTTGCCCCGGCAAACCGGATCCGGCCGTTTTGCTGGAGACCGCGAGGCAACTGGATGCGTCGCCCCGCCGCTGCGTCGTCGTGGAGTCCTCCGAAGCCGGGGCAAGCGCCGGCCGCGATGGCGGCTTCGCCTTGGTCGTCGGGGTCGATCGAGTGGGGAATGCCGACGAGCTGCGCCGAAACGGGGCCGATATTGTGGTGACCGACTTCGTCGAAATCAGCGTGCGCTGCGGAGATCGGCGGATGTCAACGCTTTCCGATGCGCTGCAGTCCTACGGTCAAATCGCCACGGTGATGGCCATGCGACGACCAGCGGTACTCCTAGACTTCGACGGCACGTTGTCTGCCATTGTTGACGACCCCGACTCCGCCTCGCTGGTCGACGGTGCCGCAGACGCGCTTAAGGTGTTGGCCACACAGTGTGATGTCGCGGTGCTCAGCGGGCGCGACCTCGCCGATTTGGCGCCTCGGGTCGGGCTGCCCGGTATTTGGTACGCGGGCAGCCACGGCTTTGAGCTGACAGCGCCCGACGGCACCCACCACCACATCGAGACCGCTGAAACAGCCATCGGTGTGCTCGACGTGGCGGCGGTCGAATTACGCGACCGATTTGAGCTCCTCGACGGCGTCCGCGTCGAGCATAAGCGGTACGCGGTGGCCGTTCATTACCGCAACGCCGCGCCCGGGGTGGTGCGTGAGGTGACTGCGACGGTGCACACCGTCGGGCAGCGCAGCGGCCTTCGGGTCACCAACGGACGCAAGGTGATCGAGCTGCGGCCCAACATTGCGTGGGACAAAGGGAAAGCGCTGGAATGGATCTTGCGTAGGATCGCCGAATCCGATTCGGTGTTGCCGATTTACCTCGGTGACGACCTTACCGACGAGGACGTCTTCGACGCGGTGCGACATGACGGCATTGGGATCGTGGTACGACACGGCGAGGACGGTGACCGGCCGTCGAGCGCCCGGTTTGCCCTTGACGGTCCCCACGCGGTCCGCGAATTCATCGAGCGGCTGGCGCACGACATCACCGTCGAGCACGACGAATCCAACAACCCTTGGTCGATCACTTTCGAACGCTATGACCCTCACGATGAACCGCTGCGCGAAGCGCTATGCACCATAAGCAACGGCTATTTCGCTACCCGCGGCTGCGCGCCGGAATCGACGGCGGGGAACATTCATTATCCGGGTACTTACGCCGCCGGCATCTACAACCGGCTCACCGATCAGATCGCCGGTCACAATGTCACCAACGAAAGCCTGGTGAACCTGCCCAACTGGCTACCGTTAACATTCCGGATCGACGCCGGACCGTGGTTCAACATCGATGACGTCGAAGTCTTATCCTATTCGCAAACCTTCGATTTGCGTCGGGCCGTTGTGATTCGCCAGTTTCGATTCCGTGATGCCGCAGATCGCACCACCGCAGTGACCCAGCGCAGATTCGTGGCCATACATCTGCCCCATGTGGCCGCGTTCGAGACCACGGTGACCGCCGAAAGTTGGTCGGGGACGCTCGAATTTCGATCCGCCATACACGGAGACGTCGAGAACCGGTTAGTCGAACGCTATCGCAACCTATCAAGCAAGCACCTAAAGGTTACGCGGCTGCGCGAGTTATCTAGTGAGTCAGCACTTTTGGAGGCAGCCACGGTGCACTCCCAAATCCCCGTTGCGGTGGCGGTGCGCGCCACTTTGTGGCGTGACGAGGAATCGGTGCAGGCGGATTACCAGCTGGTGCAGGAGGTGGCCCGCATTGGTCATGACGTCGCGATCGACCTGGCGGTCGGGCAATCGGTGACGCTGGAAAAGATCGCCGCGATCGTTACCGGACGCGATCTGTCGGTATCCGAACCAGCGGACGAAGCTGAGCGGCAGTTGCAGCGTCTCGGCCGGTTCGCCCAACTGCTGCAGGGCCACTCACATTTGTGGGAACATCTGTGGGAACGATTCAACATCGACATTGGCAACAACCCCGACGAACTGCGGATCGTGCGCCTGCATCTGCTGCATCTGCTGCAAACCCTGTCACCGAACATTGCTGGTCTAGACGTCGGAGCGCCCGCGCGCGGACTGCACGGTGAGGCCTACCGCGGCCACATTTTCTGGGACGAGTTGTTCGTCTTTCCGGTGCTGAACATTCATTTCCCGACGGTGACCAGATCCCTGCTGCAGTATCGCTATCGGCGACTGCCGCAGGCCCGCCGAGCTGCCACCGAAGCCGGCTACACCGGCGCGATGTTTCCCTGGCAATCCGGCAGTGACGGTCGTGAGGAAAGCCCGCAGCTGCACCTGAACCCGCGCTCGGGCAGATGGAATCCCGATCCCAGCGCACGTGCCCACCACAGCGGAATTGCCGTGGCCTACAACGTGTGGCAGTACTACCAGGTGAGCGGCGATGTCGACTACCTGATCGACTACGGAGCGGAAATGCTGACCGACATCGCACGCTTCTGGGCAAGCTTAGCCAGCTTCGACACCGCGCGGAAGCGCTACGTGATCCGCGGGGTCATCGGACCCGACGAGTTCCATTCGGGCTACCCGGGCCGGGTTTACGATGGCATCGACAACAACGCCTACACCAACGTGATGGCGGTTTGGGTCATTGTGCACGCAATGGAAGCGCTTGAGCTACTGCCGTTGTCGGATCGGCTCGATCTGCTGGACAGGCTTGAGGTGGATGGTCGCGAACTTGCCTTGTGGGATGACGTGAGCCGACGCATGTTCGTGCCATTTCATGAGGGCGTAATAAGCCAATTCGAGGGCTACGAGCTACTGGCTGAGCTGGATTGGGACGCGTATCGCCAGCGGTACGGCAGCATCGGCCGTCTGGACCGCATTCTGGAGGCCGAGAACGACGACGTCAACAACTACAAAGCAGCCAAGCAGGCCGACGTGCTGATGCTGTTCTACCTGCTCTCCTCCGACGAACTACGTGAATTATTTGACCGGCTCGGCTACCGGTTTACCCCTGACCAGATCCCGAAAACCATTGACTACTACCAATCTCGCACCTCACACGGATCCACGTTGAGTGCCATCGTGCATTCCTGGGTTTTGGCCCGCGGCGACCGCGATCAGGCCCTGAAGTACTTTCGGCAGGTCCTGCTGTCCGACGTCGCAGACGTCCAAAAAGGTACCACTTTCGAGGGCATTCACCTGGCGGCCATGGCCGGCAGCATCGATCTGCTGCAGCGGTGCTTCACCGGCCTGGAATTCCGCGCCGACCGCATCGTGCTCAATCCGCTGTGGCCCGAAGGGCTTGGAAACCTATCCTTTTCGCTAAGGTACCGTGGGCATCGTCTGCATCTGCAGGTCAGCGGACGCGAAGCGAAAATCAGCTCGGATTCCGAACAGACCAACGCAATCGACATTGAATACCGCGGCCGAGTGCAATCCCTCATGCCCGGCCGCACGATCGAATTCTCCTAG
- a CDS encoding wax ester/triacylglycerol synthase family O-acyltransferase, with amino-acid sequence MEHLSALDASFLEAENSDPHVSLAIGAVSILAGPVPRYDDLVSAFAERVRAIPRCTQMLHTHPLDLGSPEWVQDPHFDISHHVHRVALPDPGDDAELFQMVSTVMRHRLDRERPLWDCWIIEGLTDNRWAVLVKLHHCIADGIATTELLGKLSDDGLGSGSDSFAKNIRAAKQSDELALRLPPMTRNPVTWLGGIWRTAVAAAAAAEHAAVGVAELTASLLSSPPESSLTGPVTTMRRYSAARVRLVDMEKVSRAFGVTLNDVALSAITDSYRKLLLSRGEQPHRDSLRTLVPVSVRSMKDFLRTDNRVSAMLPLLPVDEADPVKQLELVHSRLATVKSSGQREAGNTFVAAANAIPFALWAWTVRLVTRLPQRAVVTVATNVPGSRRRQQLMGREVLEVLPVPPIALGLRTAIAMVSYADSFVFGITADYDTAPDIDQLAAGIEQAVAQLVDVIPIRRRKHQRVKKVQSA; translated from the coding sequence GTGGAGCACCTGTCAGCGCTGGACGCAAGTTTCCTGGAGGCCGAGAACTCCGATCCCCATGTGAGCCTGGCGATTGGCGCCGTGTCGATCCTGGCCGGCCCGGTGCCGCGGTACGACGACCTGGTCTCAGCCTTCGCCGAACGGGTACGGGCGATTCCCCGGTGCACGCAGATGCTGCACACCCATCCGCTCGATCTCGGCTCACCCGAGTGGGTGCAGGACCCACACTTCGACATCTCGCATCATGTGCACCGCGTGGCGTTGCCGGACCCGGGCGATGATGCCGAACTGTTCCAGATGGTCTCGACCGTCATGCGGCATCGGCTCGACCGGGAACGTCCGCTCTGGGACTGCTGGATCATCGAAGGCCTCACCGACAACCGGTGGGCCGTCCTGGTAAAACTTCATCACTGCATCGCCGACGGCATCGCCACCACAGAGCTGCTGGGCAAGCTCAGCGACGACGGCTTAGGTTCTGGGAGCGATAGTTTCGCGAAAAATATTCGTGCCGCCAAACAGTCCGATGAGCTTGCGCTGCGCTTGCCGCCGATGACCAGGAACCCCGTGACCTGGCTGGGCGGCATCTGGCGGACGGCGGTCGCCGCGGCTGCTGCCGCCGAACACGCCGCGGTGGGCGTGGCTGAGCTGACGGCCAGTCTGCTGAGCTCACCGCCCGAATCGTCGCTGACTGGACCGGTGACAACGATGCGGCGCTACAGCGCGGCGAGGGTTCGCCTGGTCGATATGGAGAAGGTCTCCCGAGCCTTTGGGGTGACACTCAACGATGTGGCGCTGTCGGCGATCACCGACAGCTACCGCAAGCTTCTGCTCAGCCGCGGTGAACAGCCCCACCGTGATTCGCTGCGCACCCTGGTTCCAGTGTCGGTCCGGTCGATGAAGGACTTCCTAAGAACCGACAACCGGGTCTCGGCGATGCTCCCGTTACTGCCCGTTGACGAGGCAGACCCCGTTAAGCAATTGGAACTGGTGCACTCCCGGCTAGCGACCGTCAAATCTAGCGGTCAGCGTGAAGCCGGCAACACGTTCGTAGCGGCGGCTAACGCTATCCCATTTGCACTGTGGGCATGGACGGTTCGACTAGTGACCCGGCTTCCGCAACGTGCAGTCGTTACTGTGGCAACTAACGTGCCAGGTTCCCGGCGTCGGCAGCAGCTGATGGGTCGTGAGGTGCTGGAAGTCCTGCCGGTACCGCCGATTGCTCTTGGCCTGCGTACCGCCATCGCGATGGTGAGCTACGCCGATAGTTTTGTCTTCGGCATTACCGCTGACTATGACACTGCGCCTGACATCGACCAACTCGCCGCAGGCATCGAGCAAGCGGTGGCGCAGCTGGTGGACGTCATCCCGATACGTCGACGCAAACATCAACGCGTCAAGAAAGTTCAAAGCGCATAG